From Saccharibacillus brassicae:
CGATCAGAACGGTACGACGACTTATGCGTATAACGAAGCTACCGAACAATTAAAGAAAATCGTCTATCCGGATGGCTTGCAGACGAGCTTCGAATACGACGTCAGTGGCAGACGTACTTCAATGACGGGACCTTTCGGGACAAAGGTATATTATGGACATGATAAGATGAACCGCTTGACCTCTGTAGGGACATCGCCAAATGTTCCGGATACCCAGTACAGCTACAAACGCAACGGGTTGACACACGAAGTCAATTCCCAAAACGGAGTTCAGACGCTGCCGACGTATCGAGGCCTGGACCTGGTTGGCCTGAATCAGGTTAGAAATCAGGAGAAGTTAACTAATTATACGTATGGCTATGACGAGAACAAGAATATTGTAGATCGCGTACAGGGAGATGCGACCGATAAGTTCTCTTACGATCAACTGGATCGGGTTCTTACTTCCACAGTTAGCCAAGAAGAATATACGTATGACCGGCAGGGGAATCGGTTGACTCTGTCCAGCAAGGCCGACTTGGACGTATCCGCCAGCGATTACGCCTACGATGCGAAGAATCGCTTGGCTACTGTCTCGAAAAACGGCATTCAAGTGAGCTACAAATACAATGGCGACAATCTGCTCGTCGAGCGGGCAGAGAATGGCAAGACAACACGTTATTATTATGACGATGGTGCGCAAATCATTGCTGAAGCCGACGTCTATAACGGAACTCCAACATTAAAAGCGAACTACATCCGCGGGGCTCAACTTGAAGCTATTCAATATGCAGATGGTAGCAAAGCTTATGTGGAAACTAACGGCCATGGGGATATTACCGAGCTGCGTAATGAGCAGGGAGTGCTGCTCAATCAGTACAAATACGATATTTGGGGCAATATTTTATCCAAAGAAGAAAAAGTACACAATCCTTTCCGTTATTCAGGCGAACTATGGGACGATACTACGGGTCTGCAATATTTGAGAGCCCGTTGGTACGATCCGTCTACGGGCCGATTTATTAATGAGGATACGTTTGAAGGAGAACTGACAAATCCTCTGAGTCTAAATTTGTATGCCTACGTTGTGAACAACCCCTTAAAATATACCGATCCCACAGGGCATAGGCACGAAGAAGGATCGGGTTGGGTCGGGTTTCCCGGTAACAAATATTCTGCAAGCGATCCATGGAAAGGATGGAGCGGACCTGTAGGCAGCGTCATTAATTTTTTGATCTTGGATAATGTAAATACGCTTCGAGACAAAAATTCTTCTGCATTGGCCCAAGCTCTGGCTATAGCAGGACTGCTTCCTGTGGGAAAAGTCATTCAAGAAGGAAAGTTGATTTTAACTTTAAGCACGAAGCAAGGAGCCATAGTAAGTAAAGAGTTTAAATTGACCGGGGATGCTTTGAAAGCTTCAAAAGCAGCTTGCAATTGTTTTACTGCTGGAACCAAAGTTCAAACAGACGAAGAGGAGAAGAATATCGAAGACATTGAAGTCGGAGATAAGGTTCTCTCGAAGGATGAAAATAATCCGGATGGAGAATTAGCTTACAAGGAAGTTACTGCTTTATACCGCAACCAACGTGATGATATTATTAAGTTACATGTTGGGGAGCAGGTCATCGAGACGACTGATAATCATCCGTTTTGGGTCGAAGGCAAAGGATGGGTCTTCGCAGATGAGCTTCAAATGGGCGACAAACTCCAAAAAGCTGACGGAAGCAACCTGACGATTGATAAGGTTGAATTTATTAAACTGGATAAACCAGTTACAGTTTATAACTTTACGGTGGCTGAATATCATACGTATTATGTGACAAATTTGGATTTTTGGGTTCATAATACAAATTGCTCTTGGAAATCAGTTGTCGAGTCAAAGAATGCGACACGAAAAATTGACGGTTTGCCGAAAGAGCAGAAGGAAGCATTTGATAAGGCAGTACAAGGTTTAGCATCGGGTAATACAAGTGGACTCAAGGTTCACAGGTTACTTGATGGAACATGGGCAGCTGATATCAAAGGTATAGGTAAAGGTCGTGGACAGGGCAGAATTATCTACACTGAAAAAGATGGAGTCATCACTATAGTCGAGGTCACTATCAAACATTATAGGAAGTGATGGAAATTCAGGAGGTGCGAATTGTCGACATTTACCCATGTGATATTAGAAGTGTTTTGTAGCTTTTCTGATGAAGATGCTAATGAAGGTGCTCCAAGTTATTGTAAAAGAAATGTTGGGAATCCCGGATATCATTGCTTGGAAAATAAATGTAAGCATGTTGCTTATACTTACGCACCAAATGAAATAGCTTATTCAGATGACGACGGAGAAGTTCCTGATGGTGAATCGTGTATAGGGCTTGGGGGAGAGATGTTACCACCAAATGCAAAAGAGACTCAAATCAATGATTTAAAGGGTCTATGGAAAGAGATATGTGTAAAAAAAGTACAAGAAGCGTATGATGAATTCATGAAAAGAGCAAATCAAGATTGATTTCCATTTCGCTATTCAAAAAAGACCTTGGGGCAATATTCCTCAAGGTCTTTCTTTTACCTCCACCCAGGGCCAAATGAATCGGGCGGCACATCTTGAAAGAACTTAACCCTCATCACCCCCGTATCCTATTCCTCTGATTATGCCTGTACGCACATTGTATTATTAAAACAGGTGACAAGACACCAGGAGGTCATTCATTTAGTGAACATGGTGCAGAACGTGCAAAAGAATAGGAAAAGTAAGGTTGATGACCAAGGGCGGAAAACATGGGAATATAAAGATGCTCGGGGCAATAAGGTTGTAATCAACGAAAGTGGAGGAATTATATCTGTCCATTCCCCTGCTTCAGGGGGCGTGTATATTCCTAAACCTTAACATGATCATTGGAGTTGATAAGAAGAGATGAATAAGGATATATTATTAGAATTTTCAAAGAATCTAAATACTGAATATGAGATAGGGATTTGGTCAGAGACAACGGACTTCTTTGAAAGACAGGATAATATCGCAGACTTTTCTGTTAAATATGATGATGGTCAGTATAATATTGTGATTAAATTAAAAGAGTTTAATTTAAATACGGCAAAAACCATATTCGCCTCATTAGTACGGTTTATAGAGTATAAATCGACATTCTATGTGAGGGAAGATAAAAAAGATTCATTCGTATACTACCTACTCTCTTCAACTGATAGCAAAAAAGCGTTCTTGTTTTATGTAGTTATTCAATAAGTTTGAGACCTTGAGGGCGGCAATCCTCAGGGTCTTTCTTTTACCCCCACCCAGTGCCGAATGAATCGGGCGACTACGTCCATAAGAACTTAACCCTTATCACCCCCGTATGATATTCCCCTAATATGCCTGTACGCACATGTAATGCTTGAATTTTATGACCTAAGTAACGCTTTAACCTTACATCGTCCTCTAATTATAGACAGAAATTCGTTGAAAAATTTCCGGTGGGAGCTGAACATGGAAGGCGTAAAAGGATCAATTGACCACATAGTAGTGGACTTTACGAAGGTGTACTGGACTTCCTTCAATTGGAGATAACGCAACGGACATTCTACATGTTCGTTCCGAAGTGGCATTTGACATCTCTGGAACCAAAGTTCAAACAGACGAAGAGGAGAAGAATATCGAAGACATTGAAGTCGGAGATAAGGTTCTCTCGAAGGATGAAAATAACCCGGATGGAGAATTGGCTTACAAGGAAGTTACTGCTTTATACCGCAACCAACGTGATGATATTATTAAGTTACAGGTTGGGGAGCAGGTCATCGAGACGACTGATAATCACCCGTTTTGGGTCGAAGGCAAAGGATGGGTCTTCGCAGATGAGCTTCAAGTGGGCGACAAACTTCAAAAGGCCGATAGAATTACAGATTTATACAAATGAATTGGTGGTGAGAATTTATGAGAATAATGAATATACAATACCCGACTTCGTTAGATAAAATAGAGGACATTTACAATGATAATATTGATGTAATTGTAACTCTCGAGGATGGCATTTCTTATGTAATAGTTGTGTCTACGCCCCAAAATCATTACCGTTACATGGATAAAGAAGAGATTGATTATATCCCCCCTTCGCCACCCCATATTATGGTAAGGAGTCTAACGGAAGAAAATGTTCGGACTGCTGTTGAAGCATTCGCAGAGAGTGATGCGTACTGGTTAAAGGTTTATTTTCTTTTGGGAGATAGAGATGGGATCTTCGATATGTCTAGTATGAACAAAATGCTTGATGAAATTAAGAAAAGCAACGATGAAATACTTGATTTAAACTAAAATTTCATATGCTTAAATAAGCGACCTTGGGATTAAGCCCTAAGGTCTTTCTTTTACACCCCCCACCCAGTGCCGAATGAATCGGGCAGCAACATCCAAAAGAACTTAACCCTCATCACCCCCGTATTCTATTCTTCTAATTATGCCTGTACGCACCTATTATCAATATCAAACGTACATAAAACAAATCAAAGAAATTTAATATCTCCCCAGCCACTTTCAAGAAAGAGAGGGATCAAGTTTGGATACGATATCTCTAAAAGCTTTTTTGCGCACCCATAACTCGTTTGAGCGGGCCAGGTAAACTTTTAAGGTCTATGCGGATACTTGGCGAAAAGGGGAGCCGGAAGAGTTTTTCGAAGCGTTCGGCGATCTTGCTGTTGACCTTATGGACGATCGACTTGAGATTCGCTGATCCCGACCGTCTTTTCATAGGGGAATTCCTATTTACGGAGAACGTCCGGCTCGAAAATTTTACATTCCACCCCTCTCACATTTTCCTAACAAGTGGTACAATGCAGGATGAAACCGGCCGCCTTCCGATCCGTAAGAGCAGGGTAAGGCGATGAGGCCCGTTTTTGGTTTGAATTTATGTATTTTTGCGAATGAGAGGTTTGATTTGAAGTGGGAGTCAAAGTAATTACCAAAGAACAAGCGTGGGAGCTGCGGCATGCGGTGATGTGGCCGGAGGAAGAATTCGATTATATCAAGCTGCCGGACGACGACGAAGGCATTCATTACGGATTGTTCGAAGGCAGGGAATTGGTCTCGGCGGTGTCGTTGTTCATACAGGGAAAAGACGCGCAGTTTCGCAAGTTCGCCACGCTCAGCGAGCGGCAGAACCAGGGCTACGGCAGCCGGCTGCTGAACGCGGTGCTGGGGGAAGCGAAGCGCAAAGGCGCCAAGCATATTTGCTGCAACGCAAGAACGAACAAAATTCCGTTTTACGAAAAATTCGGCCTCGTCCGAACGAACGTCGTGTACCGCAAAGGCGGTCAGGAGTACGTGGTGATGGAGCGGTTTTGCTGAAAAGAACGGGAGCGGGGCGGTTCGCCGGAGAGGCGAAGCCGCCCCGTTGTCATTTGCCCCGAACGCCGCAACTGGTATAGACTGTATTTTAGTGTTTTTTTATTTTCATGGAGGGGGCAAGGTATGGAAAAAGAGAGAACGAAGAAATCGGCCAAGTCGCTCAAAATTTTCTCCAGGGTGCTGCTGATCGTGATTGGCGCAGTGCTGACCGCCTACGGTCTGGAAGCGGTCCTGATTCCGAACCAGGTGTCGGACGGCGGCGTGACGGGTCTGAGCATCGTCGGTTCGCAGCTGTTCGGTATCCCGCTGGGCCTGCTGATCGCGATCATCAATATTCCGTTCGTCTGGCTCGGCTACAAGCAGATCGGCAAAAGCTTCGCGCTGTATTCGATCGTCGGCATCGCGGCGCTCGCGATCAGCGCAAGCCTGATGCACCACGTGCCGACGATCATTCAGGGCGACACGCTGCTCGTCACCGTAGTGGGCGGCATCATTATCGGTACGGGCATGGGCCTTGCGCTGCGCAACGGCGGGGCGCTCGACGGCATCGACATGCTGGCCGTGCTGCTGTCCCGCAAACTGCCTTTTGGTACGAGCGACCTGATCCTGTTCCTGAACACATTCGTGTTCGTCGTCGTCTCGTTCGTGTTCGGCCTGCAAGGGGCGATTCTGTCGGCGCTTGCTTACTTTATCGCTTCCAAAGTGATCCATATCGTCGAAGAAGGTCTGAGCGGCTCGAAGACGTTCAAGATCATCACGAACCAGCCGGAAGTCATGGTCGAGACCATCCGGGATCGCCTCGGACGCGGCGCCACGTATTCGGACGCGTACGGCGGCTACTCCAACGAGCAGTTCAAGGAGATCACGTGCGTCATCAACCGGATGGAAGAGAGCAAGATCAAAGAGATCATTCACGAGATCGATCCCAACGCTTTTGTCGTCGTGTACGACGTGGCGGAAGTCCGGGGCGGCAATTTCAAGAAAAAAGACATTCACTAAACAGAGATTCGCTAAAAAAGACATTCGCCAAGCCGACAGGTTCCGACCTGTTTACTTCATGGCGCAGCATTCCGCAGAGCCGTGCGCAGACCGATTCACCGTCGCATGGGAAAAGCCTTTCTCCGAATTTTTTCGGAGAAAGGCTTTTTGCCGCGCAATTGGCGAAAATTACGTATTTTCGTAACGTAAAGCTTCTGCTTGGTGTTTATATGGGTAACGGATAGTAAGCACACATCCAGAACAACAGCCTACCCCAAATCTTCCATTCTAAGGAGAACCCAACGCCAATGAAACCGTGGAAAAACATGCTCCTCTCCCTGACCGTCTCCGTCGGCCTGATGGCCTCGGCCGTGCCGGCTTTTGCCGCGGCTCCGCCCGAAGGATTCGCGCAGACGTCCGTCAACCTGAACGGCAAAAAGATCGATTATGCGGCCGGCGAAGCACTGGTCCAAAAAGGCACGACGCTCGTTCCGGTCGATCTCACGACGCAGGCACTCGGGATCAAGCTCAAAGACAACAAGAACGGCACCGTGCGCGTGACCGTCAACGGCAAAGTCGTCACGCTCGAAGCGAAGTCGAAGCTGATCGACGGCATTCCGTTCGTCTCGCTGCGCGCCCTGGCCGAAGTGGCCGGATACGACGTCCGCTGGGACCGCAAGACGAACACGGTGCTGCTCGTCTCGCAGGCGACCGGCCAGGCGGCACGCGGCTTCCTGTGGGAAGTACAGAACGGTCCGACGACCGTCTACCTTGTCGGTTCGATGCATATCGCCGACGACAGCTTCTATCCGCTGCGCAAAGAGTTCGAGCAGGCGTTTGCCGAAGCGGACTATCTGGGCGTCGAGATCGACCTCAGCCAGGCAGCGGGCGAAGACCAGCAGAAGATGATTCTCGATATGGGCACGTACAAAGACGGCACGACGCTCAAAGATCATATCTCGGCCGCTACGTACAAGGAACTCGGCAAGCTGCTGAAAGCGAACGGACTTCAGGCGAACGCGCTCGACAAGTTCAAGCCGTGGGTCGTGGAGACGACGCTTGGCAGCCTCAAGTCCAGTGAAGCCGGTTACGAAGCCGGAGCGGGCGTCGATCTGTACTTTATCCAGCAGGCGGTCAAGAAGAAAATTCCGGTGATTGAACTGGAATCGTACGAATCGCAGCTGGGCATGTTCAACGGCCTGTCCGATAAAGTTCAGGAGAAGAACCTCAAGAGCGTAATCGACAACTTCGATTCGATCGAAGACAGCACGAACGAAATGGCCGAAATGTGGAAAAGCGGCAACGAAAAAGCGCTGCTCGAACTTACGAACAGAGTCGCTCAAGATCCAGAGTATTACAAAGCGCTGCTGACCGACCGCAACGTCGGCATGGCGGACAAGATCGAAGGTTACCTCAAGAGCGGCAAAGCCGAAGAATACTTTATCGTCGTCGGCGCCGCGCATTATCTGGGCAAAGACGGAGTACTCAAGCTGCTGGAAGACAAAGGCTACAAGATTACGCGCAAATAGTCAGTAAAAAGACAGCCCAAAAGGCAGCAAATCATCGGATGTATAAGAAAAAAGAAGGAAAACCTTCAAGACGCCAAATAGCCGTGATCTCCCTGCCGGGAGACAACGGCTATTTGGCGGTCGCTTACGGCTTGGCGTAAGGGTGCCTGATCCGGCCGGATTCGCTGCGCGGCCGCCGCTTCGAAACGCCCCGGCTGGCAATGCGCGGAAGGTTCCGGGTAGAATGGAGACAGAGTAACACGACGCCAAGCGATCCTATCAGCCGACGAAGGAGACGATCCATGCCGCCCGCGAACCCACCGACACCGCCTCCCAAGCCGCCCTCCCCTGTCCGCCCGCGCCCGGCCAAGCGCCGCCGAAAGTCCGGCTGGCGAGGCTGGCTGACGCTCGCTCTGCTGCTCTGTCTGCTGGCCGCCGGCTGGAAAGCGCTATCTTATTTCGGCTACGTGCCGGAAGTGCCGGGCGTCGAGCGCAGCGAGAGCGGCGGCCGGATCATCGCGCTGCATCCCGAGATTCGCGAGAAGTCCGAGCGGCTGATCCGCCTGGCGGCGGACCGCGGTATCGACGTCGTGATCACGTCCGATTTTCGCGGCATCGACGAGCAGGACGAGCTGTTCCGGCAGGGAAGGGACAAGCCGGGGAATATCGTCACGAACGCGCGCGGCGGCCAGTCGTACCACAATTTCGGACTGGCGATCGACTTCGCGCTGCGCGACGGTTCGGGCCGGATCGTGTGGGACATGGAGCTGGACCGCAGCGGCAACGGCCGTTCCGACTGGATGGAAGTGGTCGAACTCGCCAAAGAAATGGGCTTCGAATGGGGCGGGGATTGGAGCAACTTCCGCGACTATCCGCATCTTCAGCTCACGTTCGGCTACACGCTGCGCCAGCTTCAGAACGGCAGATACCCGCCGGGGTCGGCTGTCGAGTCGCCGGAGCCGGCCCCGAACGCCGGCAGCTCGAATTAAGGTGAACGACCGACGGCCTGATCAGGCGCCGCCTTGCAGATTGCCGCGCAGAATGCGCAGGCCGCGTTCCAGCTCGTCTAACGAGTCGGTGGACGACAGCGCGATGCGCAGGTAATCGCCGGAAGCGCCCGCTCCCGCGAGGAACCGGTCCGAATGGAATACGCGGACGCCGGCTGCGAGCAGGTCGCTTTCGAGCCGCGCGGCGTGCATGGGGCGCGGCAGGCGCAGCCAGCGGAAAAAGCCGAGCGGATGGCCCGGCTTATCCGACTGCGGGAAAAATCGGTCGAACAAGTCGTTGGCGCCGCGCGCCAGCGACTTTTTGTATGCGACGATATCGCGTGCCCGGCCGGAATCGATCAGTTCGGTCACGATTTCGACGTCGAGCGAAGACGTCTTGACGTTGACGTGATAGACCGCGCGCAGCATCTTCTCGCGCAGCGCTTCGCCGAACACGGCATAGGCGACGCGCAGGCCCGAGCAGATCGATTTGCTGGTACTGCAAATGTATACGGTCTGCTCCGGCAGCAGGCTGTACATCGGGAGGCCGGCTTCTTCCGTGCTGCCGAGCAGCAGCGCGGCGTGGATATCGTCTTCGATCACGAGCAGCCCGTGCGCTTCGATCACCGCGGCCAAGGCCTGCCGGCGTTCGTTCGGCACGAAAATGGACGTCGGATTGCAGCAGGAAGGCATGAGGAAGATGCCCTGGATCTCGAACGCGCGGCAGCACGCTTCAAGCTCGCCCGGCAGCATGCCGCTGCGGTCGCCGGCCACCGGCACGAGCTTGATGCGAAGCGACTTCGCCAGTTCGATGAAGTTGGAATACGTGTACGTGTCCACGGCGATCCGGCTGCCCGGCTCGAACAGGGCGAGCAGCGTGACGACGAGCGCATTCTGGGCGCCGGAGACGATCGCGACCCGATCGGCACTCGCGCTTATGCCGAGCGGACGCATCCAGCGCAGCGCGGCTTCTTTTTGCCCGGGCAGGCCGGCGGGATCGTCGTAGTTCAGGAAGCGCTCAAGCCCGGCGCGCGCCGCGACGGAGCGGGCCGCTTCCGCGACCATGAAATTGCTCTGCTCGAACGAAGCGACGAGGCCGAAATCGATACATTCCACGGGTACCCGGTCCCGGGAGATCGTGACGGAGCGGGCCGCGTTGGCCGAGACGAACGTGCCGCTGCCCGTGACGGCGTGCAGCAGTCCCTTGAGTTCGCACGTCTTGTAGGCCCGGGTGACGGTCGTGAAGTTGATGTCGAGAAAATCGGCCAGTTCCCGCTGCGGCGGCAGCTTGGTGCCCGGCGGCAAAAACCCTTCCGCGATATCGCGTTCGAGCATCCGGGCCAGCGACAGATAGATGGGGCGGGTCAGTTCGTGACGGTCCGGCCGCCACGACATCGGGTAGTCGACGAAAGAGTTAATCGGCATGGCACACCTCGCACCTCGCAAAATTGTAATCCATACAATTATAACGTTGATTGTATGGATTGTGGGCCCTAAAATAAACGGACAAGCTTACAGGCGAAGAGAGGGATTGGAAGAAATGAACGATTCAGCAAAAGTGTCTCAAGCGTTCCGCGCGGCTTTTCCCGTAACGGTGCCGATTCTGGCCGGATTCGCGTTTCTGGGCATCGCCTACGGCGTGTTCATGAACGTGTCGGGCTTCGGCGTCGGGTACACGTTTCTGATGAGCCTGCTTATTTTCGCCGGTTCGATGGAGTTCGTGGCCGTCGGCCTGCTGCTCGGACCGTTCAATCCGCTCGGGGC
This genomic window contains:
- a CDS encoding polymorphic toxin-type HINT domain-containing protein, with the translated sequence MAFDISGTKVQTDEEEKNIEDIEVGDKVLSKDENNPDGELAYKEVTALYRNQRDDIIKLQVGEQVIETTDNHPFWVEGKGWVFADELQVGDKLQKADRITDLYK
- a CDS encoding GNAT family N-acetyltransferase, whose translation is MGVKVITKEQAWELRHAVMWPEEEFDYIKLPDDDEGIHYGLFEGRELVSAVSLFIQGKDAQFRKFATLSERQNQGYGSRLLNAVLGEAKRKGAKHICCNARTNKIPFYEKFGLVRTNVVYRKGGQEYVVMERFC
- a CDS encoding YitT family protein; protein product: MEKERTKKSAKSLKIFSRVLLIVIGAVLTAYGLEAVLIPNQVSDGGVTGLSIVGSQLFGIPLGLLIAIINIPFVWLGYKQIGKSFALYSIVGIAALAISASLMHHVPTIIQGDTLLVTVVGGIIIGTGMGLALRNGGALDGIDMLAVLLSRKLPFGTSDLILFLNTFVFVVVSFVFGLQGAILSALAYFIASKVIHIVEEGLSGSKTFKIITNQPEVMVETIRDRLGRGATYSDAYGGYSNEQFKEITCVINRMEESKIKEIIHEIDPNAFVVVYDVAEVRGGNFKKKDIH
- a CDS encoding TraB/GumN family protein; translation: MKPWKNMLLSLTVSVGLMASAVPAFAAAPPEGFAQTSVNLNGKKIDYAAGEALVQKGTTLVPVDLTTQALGIKLKDNKNGTVRVTVNGKVVTLEAKSKLIDGIPFVSLRALAEVAGYDVRWDRKTNTVLLVSQATGQAARGFLWEVQNGPTTVYLVGSMHIADDSFYPLRKEFEQAFAEADYLGVEIDLSQAAGEDQQKMILDMGTYKDGTTLKDHISAATYKELGKLLKANGLQANALDKFKPWVVETTLGSLKSSEAGYEAGAGVDLYFIQQAVKKKIPVIELESYESQLGMFNGLSDKVQEKNLKSVIDNFDSIEDSTNEMAEMWKSGNEKALLELTNRVAQDPEYYKALLTDRNVGMADKIEGYLKSGKAEEYFIVVGAAHYLGKDGVLKLLEDKGYKITRK
- a CDS encoding M15 family metallopeptidase, with the translated sequence MPPANPPTPPPKPPSPVRPRPAKRRRKSGWRGWLTLALLLCLLAAGWKALSYFGYVPEVPGVERSESGGRIIALHPEIREKSERLIRLAADRGIDVVITSDFRGIDEQDELFRQGRDKPGNIVTNARGGQSYHNFGLAIDFALRDGSGRIVWDMELDRSGNGRSDWMEVVELAKEMGFEWGGDWSNFRDYPHLQLTFGYTLRQLQNGRYPPGSAVESPEPAPNAGSSN
- a CDS encoding PLP-dependent aminotransferase family protein, with amino-acid sequence MPINSFVDYPMSWRPDRHELTRPIYLSLARMLERDIAEGFLPPGTKLPPQRELADFLDINFTTVTRAYKTCELKGLLHAVTGSGTFVSANAARSVTISRDRVPVECIDFGLVASFEQSNFMVAEAARSVAARAGLERFLNYDDPAGLPGQKEAALRWMRPLGISASADRVAIVSGAQNALVVTLLALFEPGSRIAVDTYTYSNFIELAKSLRIKLVPVAGDRSGMLPGELEACCRAFEIQGIFLMPSCCNPTSIFVPNERRQALAAVIEAHGLLVIEDDIHAALLLGSTEEAGLPMYSLLPEQTVYICSTSKSICSGLRVAYAVFGEALREKMLRAVYHVNVKTSSLDVEIVTELIDSGRARDIVAYKKSLARGANDLFDRFFPQSDKPGHPLGFFRWLRLPRPMHAARLESDLLAAGVRVFHSDRFLAGAGASGDYLRIALSSTDSLDELERGLRILRGNLQGGA